The nucleotide window TGATTGCATAATCTTTAGGAATATAACCATTGTAATATCCTTTTCTTTCGTCCTTATCATTAAAAACCAATTCCAGTCCCAGCCCGTCAAAATCTTCAAGATAAATAAAAACTTCATCTGAAAATCTTTGCTGTGGCTGCTTAAAAGGAATATTAAACTGCTCCAGACGGTTCATCCAATAATCCAGAGCATCTATGGAAACGGAAAAAGCTGTGGTATTAAGCATGCCTTTACCATGCCTTCCATTGATCAGATCTTTACCATACGGAAAAGTGGTCATAATTGTTCCCGGTGTGCCGTATTCGTCACCAAAATAAAAATGATAGACATCCGAGTAATCGAAATTGACTGTTTTTTTAACTAAACGAAGTCCTAAAACTCCGGTATAAAAATCTATATTTTCCTGTGCATTACCGGTAATTGCCGTAACGTGATGCAGTCCTGTGATAAGGTTCATAGTGATAAAATTGTTAATTGGTTATTATGATGGGATTCGAGATTCGGGGGTTGGGTTAATAAGATCGAAACGCTCAAACCCTCTTACCCTCTCACTCTCAAACTCGAATTTATAAACTCGTATCCCGAAACCCGACTCTCAAACTCATTAGAGCTCTTCCTTCAGCCAGACATCATTATATTCTTCCGGATGGCGTTTGAACTGAGCGTGAACATACGGACACAACGGCATAATCTTCAAATCATTTTCTCTAGCATAAGATACCAGTCTCTCCAGTAAAATTTTGGCAAAGCCTTTTCCTTCATATTCCGGATTCACTTCCGTATGGTAAACAGTCAGTTTTTTTCCAATGACTGAAATATCCATTTTACCTGCTTTATGTTCGTCTGAGAAAAGCTGAATTTCTCCTTTTCTTCCTTCTAACACGATTTCTGTTCTTTCCATTTTGTTTATTTTTAATTCTTAATTCAAAATTAGCATCTTTATCAGAGCCTGCCGATGATCTATGATAATTTCGGAAGCACTCCTTCTATTTTCTCGCGTATTCCCTCGTATTGTACAGGAAGTTTCAGATTGGTTCCCAGTTCATTCAAAGGTTCAT belongs to Chryseobacterium gleum and includes:
- a CDS encoding GNAT family N-acetyltransferase → MERTEIVLEGRKGEIQLFSDEHKAGKMDISVIGKKLTVYHTEVNPEYEGKGFAKILLERLVSYARENDLKIMPLCPYVHAQFKRHPEEYNDVWLKEEL